TGGGACAGGCGGAAGAGGCGATCAAGCGCCAGGCGGATGTCGTTACCGCAGCCAACACCGAGGACGGTGCGGCATTGGCGATCGAGCGGTACATCTTGCCCCGCTAGATAATCCTACATACTTGTGGCGAGGGAGCTTGCTCCCGCTCGGTTGCGAAGCGACCGCAAAAAAGGGGGCCGCTGCGCCCGAGGCGTCGGACCGGCCCAGCGGGAGCAAGCTTCCTCGCCACAAAGTCATGTCCATTCGGTCATGGCGTTACAGCCAGTAAGTCACCGCATACCAGCCCAGGCCACCCATCACCGCGGTATAAGGCATCGCCATCCAGACCATGCGGCCATAGGACAGGCGAACCAGCGGGGCAATGGCCGACGTCAGCAGGAACAGGAAAGCCGCCTGGCCGTTGGGCGTGGCGACGCTGGGCAGGTTGGTGCCGGTGTTGATGGCGACCGCCAGGGTCTCGAAGTGTTCCTGGGTCATGTTGCCGGCGACAAAGGCTTGCTTCACTTCGGTGATATAGATCGTCGCGACGAAGACGTTATCGCTGATGGCCGACAACAGGCCGTTGGCGATGAACAGCATGCCAGGTTGCTGGTCGGCCGGCAGGGCCAATACCCATTGGATCAATGGCGAGAACAGGTGTTGGTCGTGAATGACCGCGACCACCGCGAAGAACACCACCAGCAACGCTGTAAAGGGCATGGCGTCCTTGAACGCGCTACCGAGCCGGTGCTCGTCGGTGATACCGGTGAATGCGGTGATCAGCACGATCACTGTCAGGCCGATCAGCCCGACTTCGGCCAGGTGCAGGGCCAGGGCCACGATCAAGATCAGCGCGGCGATACCCTGGACGATGAGGGCAGCACGCTGGCGTGCGGTGCGCTCACGGTTGTCTTCCTCGGCATAATCGGCTAATACCGCCCGGACATTATCTGGCAGCAGCGTGCCGTAGCCGAACCAGCGCAGTTTCTCCAGCGCCACGCAGGTCACCAGCCCGGCGACGAGCACGGGTAGCGACACTGGCGCGACCTTGATGAAGAAGTCGACGAAGTGCCAGCCCATTTCATGCCCGATCAGCAGGTTCTGCGGCTCGCCCACCAAGGTGCATACGCCGCCCAACGCGGTGCCCACGGCGCCATGCATCAGCAGGCTGCGCAGGAAGGCCCGGAACTGTTCCAGGTCCTGATGGTGCAATGATGGCAGGTCATGGTCTTCATCGACGCTGCTGTCCTGGCGCGGGTCATTGCCCGAGGCCACGCGGTGGTACACCGCATAGAAACCCACCGCGGCGCTGATAATCACCGCCGTCACGGTCAGCGCATCGAGGAATGCCGACAGGAACGCCGAGAGGAAGCAGAACATCAAGGCCAATACCGCCTTGGACCGCACACCCAACAGCAGGCGCGAGAACAGGAACAGCAGCAGGTCCTTCATGAAGTAGATACCGGCCACCATGAACATCAACAACAGGATGACCGGGAAGTTGTGGACCAGTTCGTCGTATAGCGCTTTTGGCGTGGTCATGCCCAGCGCCACGGCTTGCAGGACCAACAGTCCGCCAGGCATCAGCGGGTAGCATTTCAAGGCCATGGCCAGCGTGAAA
This genomic interval from Pseudomonas alvandae contains the following:
- the nhaB gene encoding sodium/proton antiporter NhaB, producing the protein MSGQMAQAFAHNFLGHSPRWYKACVIVFLILNALAFFTLGPVVAGWMLVLEFIFTLAMALKCYPLMPGGLLVLQAVALGMTTPKALYDELVHNFPVILLLMFMVAGIYFMKDLLLFLFSRLLLGVRSKAVLALMFCFLSAFLSAFLDALTVTAVIISAAVGFYAVYHRVASGNDPRQDSSVDEDHDLPSLHHQDLEQFRAFLRSLLMHGAVGTALGGVCTLVGEPQNLLIGHEMGWHFVDFFIKVAPVSLPVLVAGLVTCVALEKLRWFGYGTLLPDNVRAVLADYAEEDNRERTARQRAALIVQGIAALILIVALALHLAEVGLIGLTVIVLITAFTGITDEHRLGSAFKDAMPFTALLVVFFAVVAVIHDQHLFSPLIQWVLALPADQQPGMLFIANGLLSAISDNVFVATIYITEVKQAFVAGNMTQEHFETLAVAINTGTNLPSVATPNGQAAFLFLLTSAIAPLVRLSYGRMVWMAMPYTAVMGGLGWYAVTYWL